The following coding sequences are from one Poecilia reticulata strain Guanapo linkage group LG18, Guppy_female_1.0+MT, whole genome shotgun sequence window:
- the LOC103480795 gene encoding uncharacterized protein LOC103480795 isoform X2, producing the protein MESAWRRLSVHRLQRQIHVVLLPSAPSAWYSSKTKHTITMEGRSSAQSFSNLQHHRHRPTSFPLTLSGFQSPDVGYPSSHSTQDSHDQYGGREEQSAASFLTSNTSSGVRRASSDSDRVFLTTSGSSLDGDAGLGGHFGGENRHGGHFDDSWYSKKGIWDDGESGESTADDFSSNTNDVFCTMNCAPEEGDRWRIRSNYNSYGQGEAVCSKEFGASHFGKQTASYNRTESKLSDRYAGGEEDYGSSCGSGEDQLQPAETEGSWLTVSPTGEAEVGGPAERRWRGAADAHSLGSPVVINTQKLDSFSDAFLPQRRRRFQMPPERDSGQIWENGLESVKLRHSCAFDQDAYLHPSSSSLSSSFPSPPSSSHLMSSVLSPPPTPLPPPSQSPSKADSPSAQGGAGHVVTQGVESLGGLQFFPPRIQSAGMIWKFPLLSHCFSQVAADQSDSKCGLRSSQGDQAGKATATCDVLQSPEPSSLTSSTHRSSLHATSPSSNAPFSLPFHPFSGKHHETTENASPYKATQKIKTEPVSLDQQHPQEQAVPVYTGRPFPSILRSKRAQNRSRYTPRPLLNPSRRAAGLFSTLSSVHRRGEETAWAEEEEEEEICGLPYVNVGPDFQADLPPCVGNGECSASWISEEDSPGEQLVWKPWDELQESARVQCHVEKLLSMCSSSCLPGGGSNTELALHCLYYCKGNTMAALEMLLFSQPSPVADYHYSGCNFWTDTEKNLFHTALGTYGKDFPLIEKTVRTKTVSQCVEFYYLSKKLVDKQKKQKEVEIREAQEELQKCMTPISQPLERPFALEEAVPVPSLASFFPCKLCGKMFYKIKSRNAHMKIHRQPQEDWTDRRLQHQLLTQRLALSRPASLIPSPGSSLLPPQASPAMAFSTQALATNGNSNPDGVHTVMTNSGAVNPNQLLDPCSGVTFSNITPTNSHLVAMNSIDACDSSRKDPSAAFHQPWSSFGLLLPDMSSFYCLQDGKEEVGSGPVEGKEAISWQ; encoded by the exons ATGGAATCAGCATGGAGGCGGTTATCAGTTCACCGTCTTCAGAGGCAGATTCACGTCGTTCTTCttccttcagctccttcagcaTG GTATTCTAGCAAAACCAAGCACACTATCACCATGGAAGGTCGCTCGTCTGCACAGTCCTTCTCCAACCTCCAGCATCATCGTCACCGTCCGACTTCTTTCCCCCTGACCTTATCCGGTTTTCAGAGCCCTGATGTCGGGTACCCGTCCTCACACTCCACCCAGGACTCCCACGACCAGTATGGAGGCAGAGAGGAGCAGTCCGCGGCTTCCTTCCTGACATCAAACACCTCGTCTGGGGTGAGGAGGGCGAGCAGCGACAGTGACAGAGTCTTCCTCACCACCAGCGGGAGTAGCTTGGATGGAGATGCCGGTTTGGGAGGACACTTTGGTGGCGAAAACAGACATGGCGGTCATTTTGACGATTCATGGTACAGCAAAAAGGGGATCTGGGACGATGGGGAGAGTGGCGAAAGCACTGCGGATGACTTCAGCAGCAACACGAATGATGTGTTTTGCACGATGAACTGCGCTCCTGAGGAGGGAGACAGGTGGAGGATCAGGTCAAACTATAACAGTTATGGACAAGGTGAAGCCGTTTGTAGCAAGGAGTTCGGCGCGAGCCACTTCGGAAAGCAAACTGCGTCCTACAACAGGACGGAGTCAAAGCTGAGCGACCGTTACGCAGGAGGTGAGGAAGATTACGGGTCCAGCTGCGGTTCGGGAGAGGATCAGCTTCAGCCGGCGGAAACTGAAGGGTCGTGGCTCACTGTGTCACCAACAGGGGAGGCAGAGGTCGGCGGTCCGGCGGAGCGGAGGTGGAGAGGAGCGGCAGACGCCCACAGCTTGGGATCACCTGTGGTCATCAACACTCAGAAACTGGACTCTTTCTCCGACGCTTTCCTCCCCCAAAGAAGGAGACGATTCCAAATGCCTCCTGAAAGGGATTCTGGACAAATCTGGGAGAATGGACTGGAATCAGTAAAGTTGAGGCATAGCTGCGCTTTCGACCAAGACGCCTACCTTcacccctcctcttcctctttgtcGTCTTCTTTCCCCTCCCCACCCTCGTCGTCTCACCTCATGTCTTCAGTTTTGAGTCCTCCACCCACGCCGCTGCCTCCTCCCTCCCAGTCGCCCTCCAAAGCAGACTCTCCAAGCGCTCAGGGAGGGGCAGGACATGTGGTCACCCAGGGCGTAGAATCCCTGGGTGGACTTCAGTTTTTCCCACCTCGCATTCAGTCTGCCGGGATGATCTGGAAGTTCCCCCTGCTGTCGCATTGCTTCTCGCAGGTGGCAGCCGACCAAAGCGACTCCAAGTGTGGCCTGAGGTCCTCTCAAGGTGACCAGGCTGGAAAAGCTACAG CCACTTGTGACGTTCTCCAGTCTCCTGAACCGTCATCCCTCACTTCTTCAACCCATCGCTCATCCCTCCATGCCACCAGTCCATCCTCAAACGCTCCTTTCTCTCTTCCCTTTCACCCGTTCTCCGGGAAGCATCATGAAACCACGGAAAATGCATCTCCTTACAAAGCGACCCAGAAAATAAAGACTGAACCAGTCAGTCTGGACCAACAGCATCCCCAG gaacaAGCTGTACCCGTCTACACGGGGAGGCCATTTCCAAGTATCCTTCGCTCCAAAAGGGCTCAGAATCGGAGTCGCTACACTCCTCGGCCGCTGCTCAATCCTTCCCGCAGGGCCGCAGGCCTCTTCTCGACCCTTTCATCTGTTCACCGCAGGGGGGAAGAAACAGCATGggccgaggaggaggaggaggaggagatatGTGGGTTACC ATATGTCAACGTGGGTCCGGACTTTCAAGCCGATCTTCCTCCTTGCGTCGGGAATGGTGAGTGTTCGGCTTCCTGGATCTCGGAGGAAGACTCCCCTGGAGAGCAGCTGGTGTGGAAACCCTGGGACGAGCTGCAGGAGAGCGCGAGAGTTCAGTGCCACG TGGAGAAGCTGCTGTCTATGTGCAGTTCCAGCTGCCTACCAGGAGGGGGCAGTAACACGGAGCTAGCGCTGCACTGTCTCTACTACTGCAAGGGGAACACAATG gCCGCATTGGAGATGCTGCTGTTTTCGCAGCCCTCACCTGTAGCAGACTACCACTACTCAG GCTGTAATTTCTGGACAGATACTGAGAAGAATCTCTTCCACACGGCTTTAGGGACGTATGGAAAAGACTTTCCACTCATTGAGAAGACG GTGAGGACAAAGACGGTGTCCCAGTGCGTGGAGTTTTACTACCTGAGTAAAAAGCTGGTggacaaacagaagaaacaaaaagaggtGGAGATCAGAGAGGcacaggaggagctgcagaaatgc ATGACGCCCATCTCCCAGCCACTGGAGAGGCCGTTTGCTCTGGAAGAGGCGGTTCCTGTTCCTTCACTGGCCAGCTTCTTCCCCTGCAAGCTGTGTGGCAA AATGTTCTATAAAATCAAATCCAGGAACGCTCACATGAAGATCCACCGGCAGCCTCAGGAGGACTGGACCGACAGGCGGCTGCAGCACCAGCTCCTCACGCAGCGTCTCGCCCTCAGCCGCCCCGCCAGCCTCATCCCCAGCCCAGGAAGTAGCCTGCTCCCACCCCAGGCCTCTCCAGCCATGGCGTTTTCCACCCAGGCCCTCGCCACAAACGGCAACAGCAACCCTGACGGCGTCCACACCGTCATGACCAACAGCGGCGCCGTCAATCCCAACCAGCTCCTGGATCCGTGCTCAGGTGTGACTTTTAGCAACATCACTCCTACAAACTCCCATCTGGTCGCCATGAACAGTATCGATGCGTGCGATTCGAGCCGAAAAGACCCGAGCGCAGCCTTCCACCAGCCGTGGAGCTCTTTTGGACTCCTTCTTCCAGACATGTCTTCTTTTTATTGCCTCCAAGACGGGAAGGAGGAGGTGGGATCCGGGCCGGTGGAGGGGAAGGAGGCGATCAGCTGGCAGTAG